CATCGTAACCTTGAGCATCATTAGCACCTTCTTCAGATTGGGCACGAACCAAAATGCGCCCTAACTCAATGGCTTCTATACTCTCCTTTTGGAGATTTTCAGAAGCTGAATCTATCGAATCATCTGCAAAAGCTGCTTGCACTGACAATAGACAAATAACCGCAATAGCCAATGGATGCAGTCGGCATTTCCCCATCGATGACATTTTATTCCCTTTTTAATGAACAATATTTTAGATATGAAATTTTGAATAAAAAAATATTATCATAAGAGAATCCCATTAGCTAACAATTCTCATTTAGATTTAACTTATATTTTCAATTGTTAATCTAACTCAATAAAAATCAACGATATATGGGAATATTTGTGATTCTTTATTCTAAAAAACTTTAGATTTAGAATAAAAAAATGTCATAAGTGCTTGTTAAAAAAAGTGCATAAAATAAAGGCTAGATCGCTAAAACAATAAACTTCAATTAACGGTTTAAAATAACTTAAAATTTATGGATCAAAGTCATTGTATTTAATGAAAAATAAAAAAAGGCCGCTAATAATAGCGACCTTTTAGGGAAACAAATATTCCTTTAGCATCTATACAAATGCCGATAACCCTATCAACGAGCGTTACCTCATTGTCATTTAAAATACTCTTTAATAAAATCACAAGCTTTGTGAATATAGTGTTCTCCCAATTTTATTGCTTTTGCCGATGTTAATATTCCATGCATCGTATCTGGCTGATGTTGATAAACCACATAATGCCCCTTCGTTATCAACTTTTGAGCATAATAAACCCCTTCATCACATAAAGGATCTAAACCAACAGTCATGATAAATGTAGCAACATCAGATTGTAGATCCTCATAGTAAAGTGGGGATATTTGCGGATTAGCTGGATCTGTCTCTTTTGTTACATAATGATTGATAAACCATTCCATCGTCTTCTTGGATAACGGATATCCTTCTGCAAATCTTTCATAAGAGGGGCTATCCATGATCGCAGTTGTCACTGGATAAAATAAGACCTCTGCTGCAATATGATAATCATTACTCTTATTAAATTGATGCGCTAATATTGTTGCTAAATTTCCTCCCGCACTATCTCCCATCACAATAATCGACGTTGTTTCTATCTGAAGCAGCTCTCCCTCTTGCCCAAGCCATAGCAAAGCATCGATACAATCATGTAAGGGATAAGGAAATGGGTACTCCGGCGCCAAGCGATAATCGACGGCAATCACTGAATACTGCGTCTCTTTAGCCACTCGCCGGCAGATAGAATCATGGGTTTCTAAATCCCCAATAACCCAACCACCACCATGCATAAAGAGTATTCCTGGACTCTTTTCATGAGCATTTTCCCTTGGCTCATAAATTCGTACCGTTATTTGATTTCCATCTCTTACTGTAATTTGCCGATCTTTCACCGAATGAATCTTATCAGGCTCTAAATCTCCAGTATTATTTTGAACGTAAACATCTCTAGCATCTTGAACAGATAAGATCTCTATCCCTTGCCCACCCGCTTCCTTAAAAGCTTGTAAGATAACTTGTGTATCTCGATCAACTCTCATCCTTTTCCCCTTAGATTTGTGAAAAATCGGCAATATTGAAGGAGGCGACAGCGGCTTCATAATCTCTTACAGATCCTGACCAGTTGTTAATAATTTTACCTTCGGAATTTTTATACCAGCTAGAACAAGAAGTTGAAAAAGCCGTTGTTTTTAAATCTTCCTGTAATTGCTCATTAAAGTCTTCATAAATTTTTTGATTAACGATAATACCCGCAATATTAGATTGCTCCATCTCCTCAATCGCTTGAATAATATATTGTTGCTGCGCTTCTAACATTAATAAAATCGAACTATGATTTAAGTTGGTATTAGGCCCATAAAGCAGAAACATATTAGGAAAATTAGGCACGGTTATCCCTAAATAAGCAGAAGCACCATCAACCCATAATTCAGATAAAGATGCGCCATTAAATCCCGTAATTTCTAAATTTCCATGGAAAGCGTGACTCTTAAAGCCTGTACCGAAAACTACCACATCTAAGGGATGTTTTTGACCATCTTTAGTGATAATTCCATCTTCATAAAAAGCTTGAATAGGCTCTGTCTCAACCGTGACATTAGATCTTTGCAGGGTCGGATAATAATCACTTGTAATTAAAATTCGTTTACAGCCATACTCATAAGCAGGAACTAACTTCTCTCTTAGCTTTGGATCTGTCACTGCGGTATTTAAATAATCCTTTGCTAATTGAATCGCTTTTTCTTGCGCCTTTGAGCCTTGTTTTAAAGAGAAAAAATTCTGTTCTTTAATATCATATAAGGCTTGTCTACTAGCTTTAAATAGCTCAGGATCATTAATAAACTCAGCAATATCCTCTTTTGAAAATGCAGTTTTCTCCCGAGGAATCACCCAGTTAGCTGAGCGCTGAAACACCGTTAGATGCTCAACTTTAGGCGCTATTTCCGGAATATATTGCACAGCACTTGCCGCTGCACCAATACTGCCAACTTTTTTATTTGTAAGATCTACAGAATGATCCCATCTTGCAGAATGAAAATATGTTCCTTTAAAAAGCTCAACCCCTTCAATATGAGGGAAATTAGGGATATTCAATTGCCCCCAAGCGGGAATAAAATAGTTCCCTGAAAAAGTTGTATCATTCTGTAAAGTAAAATCCCACTGTTTCTCTTTGTCATCCCAGTAAGCTTTTGAGATCTCGGCATTTAAAACAATATGTTCTCGAAGATCAAATTTATCAACTAATTCATTCATATAACGCATAAACTCAGCTTGACCCGCATAAGAGTTTGTTACGCGTAAATGAAGAAAAAAGGAGTAACAATAAAGATGGGATTCCACATCACACGCGGCGCCAGGATAGGTATTATCCCGCCAAACACCCCCAATATCTGACCCTTTTTCTAAAACAACAAAGTCATTGATTCCCGCCATTTTTAGCTGAGCAGCCATTCCAAGCCCACCAAATCCAGCGCCTAAAATGACAATTTTATGATGAGACTTATTCTTTAAATGATTCATAATCATCCCCCAAGGTTTTTATATTTGGATCATTTCAACATCTCAATAGCAATAGCAATAGCAATAGCAATAGATCTTAAAATAATCTTTTCTTTAAATATCATCTGGGAGTTTTAGATCACTCAACAATAAAACAATTCAAAACAAAATAGGAATCATAGAGATGTCATATATCAAACTAACAACAAGCATCCTTATCTTCCTTTCATCATTTTTATCATTTTCATTATTCGTCTATCCTTGCAATCAATATTACATCCATTACGGATAAACCTACTCCCCCAGCCCTTTACTTGCCATACATTCTTCTGTGTATTTTCAAGAATTTAAGTAGGTAAAATATTTATCTACTTCCCTCTATTGATACCTATGAAAAATAATTAGTCAATATTTTTAACCATAAAATCAAAATCTTACCTATAAGTACAATTGTTTCAATTTAGCTTTAAAAGCGGCTCTTTCTCCGCTTGTAACGACAAAAAAGCCCAAAATACTTTGGGCTTTTCGTATGATGATCATTGTTTAAAATATTTTTGTTTTCTTACTGAAAATTTTACTAGACTCTAAAAATTCCCCTTTAACCCAATTCTAAATGTTCGACCTGGTGCCGGCATATAAGATCGAGTAAGAGGATCGATATAATATTGATTCGTTAGATTATGCCCAGAGAAATACATAGAAAGACTATCATCTATTTTATAATTTAAAAAAGCATCTACTAAAAAGACACTATTCCAACGAATAGGGGCGTTATTTCCCACCATATCCCCATTTAATTTACCGCTAGCCACCATCATCTCTTCTTGACCATTACGTGCTTTAGCATGGTAATTTAGTGATGTCCCCACTTCTAACTTACTATCGAAGAATTTTCCGCCAACCGTAAGGTTCACGCTATATTTAGGAATCATATTGGTTCGTAAGAATCCATTAGGGAAGCCGCCATCAACACATACAGGAAAATCACCAGAAGGGTCCATCACCATGGAAGCGGAATCATCACAAGTTTTATTCTTTAAATTGTAGTTAATTCCCGCATTAGCAAAGAAACGTTGGCTCTCATAACGAGCTTGAAGCTCTATCCCTTTTGTTTTTTGTTTATCAATTTGAGTAATGTTAAATGATGGGTCACGCTCAATCACGTTTTTAAGCGTCATATCGTAATAACTGATTTTAATATCACTCGCTAATGTATTGGGTAACCACGATAGATCATAGACATACCCCACTTCAAAGGTGCGAGATTCTTCTGGTTTTAAATGTACAAAATCTCGGATATTTGTCGTAAACCCAATGGTATCTTCAAACATACTAGGGAAACGTTTTGACTCAGCATAGCGCGCATAGACTTTAGAATAATCGGTCATATCCCAACCAATGGATAATAT
The nucleotide sequence above comes from Ignatzschineria rhizosphaerae. Encoded proteins:
- a CDS encoding alpha/beta hydrolase, with amino-acid sequence MRVDRDTQVILQAFKEAGGQGIEILSVQDARDVYVQNNTGDLEPDKIHSVKDRQITVRDGNQITVRIYEPRENAHEKSPGILFMHGGGWVIGDLETHDSICRRVAKETQYSVIAVDYRLAPEYPFPYPLHDCIDALLWLGQEGELLQIETTSIIVMGDSAGGNLATILAHQFNKSNDYHIAAEVLFYPVTTAIMDSPSYERFAEGYPLSKKTMEWFINHYVTKETDPANPQISPLYYEDLQSDVATFIMTVGLDPLCDEGVYYAQKLITKGHYVVYQHQPDTMHGILTSAKAIKLGEHYIHKACDFIKEYFK
- a CDS encoding flavin-containing monooxygenase — protein: MNHLKNKSHHKIVILGAGFGGLGMAAQLKMAGINDFVVLEKGSDIGGVWRDNTYPGAACDVESHLYCYSFFLHLRVTNSYAGQAEFMRYMNELVDKFDLREHIVLNAEISKAYWDDKEKQWDFTLQNDTTFSGNYFIPAWGQLNIPNFPHIEGVELFKGTYFHSARWDHSVDLTNKKVGSIGAAASAVQYIPEIAPKVEHLTVFQRSANWVIPREKTAFSKEDIAEFINDPELFKASRQALYDIKEQNFFSLKQGSKAQEKAIQLAKDYLNTAVTDPKLREKLVPAYEYGCKRILITSDYYPTLQRSNVTVETEPIQAFYEDGIITKDGQKHPLDVVVFGTGFKSHAFHGNLEITGFNGASLSELWVDGASAYLGITVPNFPNMFLLYGPNTNLNHSSILLMLEAQQQYIIQAIEEMEQSNIAGIIVNQKIYEDFNEQLQEDLKTTAFSTSCSSWYKNSEGKIINNWSGSVRDYEAAVASFNIADFSQI